Proteins encoded by one window of Bubalus kerabau isolate K-KA32 ecotype Philippines breed swamp buffalo chromosome 22, PCC_UOA_SB_1v2, whole genome shotgun sequence:
- the LOC129636490 gene encoding ubiquitin-conjugating enzyme E2 L3-like, translating to MAASRSLMKELEEIRKCGMKIFPTIQVDEADLLTWQGLIVPDNPPYDKGVFRIEINFPIEYPFKPPKITFKTKIYHPNIDEKGQVCLPVISAENWTPATKTDQVIQSLIALVNDPQPEHPLQADLAEEYSKDSKKFCKNAEEFTKKYGEKRPVD from the coding sequence ATGGCGGCCAGCAGGAGCCTGATGAAGGAGCTTGAAGAAATCCGCAAGTGTGGGATGAAAATTTTCCCTACCATCCAGGTCGATGAAGCTGATTTGCTGACTTGGCAAGGGCTCATTGTTCCCGACAACCCTCCCTATGATAAGGGGGTCTTCAGAATTGAAATCAACTTTCCAATAGAGTACCCCTTCAAACCACCGAAGATCACATTCAAAACGAAGATCTACCACCCGAACATCGACGAGAAGGGGCAGGTGTGTCTGCCGGTAATTAGTGCTGAAAACTGGACGCCAGCAACCAAAACCGACCAAGTCATCCAGTCCCTCATAGCACTGGTGAACGACCCCCAGCCGGAGCACCCGCTCCAGGCTGACCTAGCCGAAGAATACTCTAAGGACAGTAAAAAATTCTGTaagaatgctgaagaatttaCAAAGAAATATGGGGAAAAGCGACCTGTGGACTAA